A stretch of the Kushneria konosiri genome encodes the following:
- the mprF gene encoding bifunctional lysylphosphatidylglycerol flippase/synthetase MprF, whose amino-acid sequence MSVKGESQKASVAGVQQKGSESVPVRKHWHDLLRQHRHRWQAGLILLLFVLALLACWHLLARMNPTLLHDAIVAVPGQAVLLAVLTTLLGFMSLIGYEWSAARFAGVTLPWHVLVTGGLCAPAVGNAVGLSMLSGAAVRSRLYGDRGLGGREIMQMSAFTSLALGASLPLLAALAMLLAPSHTARLLSLPLPVAMSVALIVLVLYLMVVFRWRRADAEAGGWVVHVRWRRWRMRLPTLRLAGWQCLITLLDVTLAAATLYVLLPNAPAFPAFVIIYLLALAGGVLSHVPGGVGVFEAIMLAGLSHHVGLAPLTAALVLYRLIYVVLPLLLGCLALLLIEARRSRRARTALVMASGLAAPTLSLLVFLTGIVLLFSGVTPSVSARLEVLGELVPHRLVDASHLAASLIGVLCLLLANGLRRRLSAAWALTLGLLLLSSVLSLLKGLDWEEAGIALAVAGLLLVFRRAFYRPSRLMQMPVSPFHLLACLCVVLASLWIMFFVYQDVPYRNRLWWQFALDAQVPRALRSELGSALLMAGIALAWLIRTQPGAIVLPDEAARQRAAAIINDVSHPEGWLAMTGDKAFLFNDTQSAFIMYARHGRSMVALFDPVGPASERAEMIWRFRDLCDRHHARPVFYQVRAENLHSYMDIGLSAVKLGEEARVDLRTFNLDSKQHKSLRYTWNRGQRDGLTVEFLAPGEAPLAQLEVISDAWRLAKSAREKSFSLGRFTASYLTHFPVALVRYNGEPVAFANLLETSRGREAGIDLMRAGEQAPKLAMEFLMIALILHYQARGLEVFSLGMVPMAGMQPRAGAPLAQRLGEVVYRYGEHFYNFQGLKRFKDKFDPCWEPRYMAVPAGLDPLVALKDTAALIAGGYTGLVRR is encoded by the coding sequence TTGAGCGTCAAGGGTGAAAGCCAAAAGGCCTCGGTTGCTGGTGTGCAGCAGAAGGGCAGCGAGTCAGTGCCTGTTCGTAAACACTGGCATGATCTTTTACGACAACATCGTCATCGCTGGCAGGCAGGGCTGATTCTGCTGTTGTTTGTGCTGGCTTTGCTGGCCTGCTGGCATTTGCTGGCCCGGATGAATCCGACGCTTTTGCATGACGCCATCGTGGCCGTACCGGGACAGGCCGTATTGCTGGCGGTGTTGACCACGTTGCTTGGCTTCATGTCGTTGATCGGCTATGAGTGGTCTGCTGCGCGGTTCGCCGGAGTGACCTTGCCATGGCACGTGCTGGTGACCGGTGGGCTGTGTGCGCCGGCGGTCGGCAATGCGGTCGGTCTTTCGATGCTGTCGGGGGCAGCGGTCAGAAGCCGCCTCTATGGAGATCGTGGCCTCGGCGGTCGTGAAATCATGCAGATGTCGGCTTTTACCAGCCTGGCGCTGGGCGCCTCCCTGCCATTGCTGGCAGCCCTGGCCATGCTGCTGGCGCCCTCGCACACGGCGCGTCTGCTCTCGCTGCCGCTACCTGTGGCGATGTCGGTAGCCTTGATCGTACTGGTACTGTATCTGATGGTGGTGTTCCGTTGGCGCCGGGCCGATGCTGAAGCAGGCGGCTGGGTCGTCCATGTGCGCTGGCGCCGGTGGCGAATGCGCCTGCCGACCCTGCGCCTGGCAGGGTGGCAGTGCCTGATCACGTTGCTGGATGTCACGCTGGCTGCCGCCACGCTCTATGTATTGCTGCCGAATGCGCCGGCCTTTCCTGCCTTTGTCATCATTTATCTGCTGGCGCTGGCCGGCGGTGTGTTGAGTCATGTCCCGGGTGGCGTTGGGGTGTTTGAGGCCATCATGTTGGCAGGGCTTTCCCATCATGTGGGGCTTGCACCGCTGACGGCGGCGCTTGTGCTCTACCGGTTGATCTATGTGGTATTGCCGCTGTTGCTGGGATGCCTTGCGCTGTTGCTGATTGAGGCGCGACGCTCCCGTCGAGCCCGTACGGCCCTTGTCATGGCTTCGGGGCTGGCCGCGCCGACCTTGTCCCTGCTGGTCTTTCTGACCGGTATTGTACTGCTGTTTTCAGGCGTCACGCCGTCTGTCAGCGCTCGTCTGGAGGTGCTGGGCGAACTGGTGCCGCATCGACTGGTCGATGCCTCCCATCTGGCTGCCAGCCTGATAGGCGTGCTGTGCCTGTTGCTGGCCAACGGGTTGCGCCGGCGCCTGTCGGCGGCCTGGGCGCTGACGCTGGGGCTTTTGCTGCTGTCGAGTGTGCTGTCACTGCTCAAGGGGCTGGATTGGGAAGAAGCCGGTATCGCGCTGGCTGTGGCGGGACTGCTGCTCGTGTTCCGGCGCGCCTTTTACCGACCCAGCCGATTGATGCAGATGCCGGTCTCTCCCTTTCATTTGCTGGCCTGTCTGTGCGTTGTGCTGGCCTCGCTGTGGATCATGTTTTTCGTCTATCAGGACGTGCCCTATCGCAATCGACTCTGGTGGCAGTTTGCCCTCGATGCCCAGGTGCCGCGTGCGCTTCGATCGGAGCTGGGTAGCGCGCTTTTAATGGCAGGCATTGCACTGGCCTGGCTGATTCGAACCCAGCCAGGTGCCATTGTCCTGCCCGATGAGGCAGCGCGACAGCGAGCGGCTGCGATCATCAATGATGTCAGCCATCCCGAGGGCTGGCTGGCCATGACCGGTGACAAGGCATTCCTGTTCAATGACACGCAGAGCGCTTTCATCATGTATGCCCGTCACGGACGCAGCATGGTGGCGCTTTTTGATCCGGTCGGGCCTGCCAGTGAGCGCGCCGAGATGATCTGGCGCTTTCGTGATCTCTGTGATCGTCATCATGCCCGTCCGGTGTTCTATCAGGTGCGTGCAGAGAATCTGCACAGCTATATGGATATCGGCTTGAGCGCGGTCAAGCTAGGGGAGGAGGCACGTGTTGATCTGCGCACCTTCAATCTGGACAGCAAACAGCACAAGTCGCTGCGCTATACGTGGAACCGCGGTCAGCGCGATGGGCTGACGGTCGAATTTCTTGCGCCCGGAGAGGCACCTCTGGCCCAGCTGGAAGTTATCTCCGATGCCTGGCGTCTGGCCAAGAGTGCCCGTGAAAAAAGTTTCTCGCTGGGGCGTTTTACCGCCTCGTATCTGACGCATTTTCCCGTGGCACTGGTGAGATACAACGGAGAGCCGGTGGCCTTTGCCAATCTGCTGGAAACGTCCCGGGGGCGAGAGGCCGGTATTGATCTGATGCGGGCCGGAGAACAGGCGCCAAAGCTTGCCATGGAATTTCTGATGATTGCCCTGATCCTGCACTATCAGGCGCGCGGACTTGAGGTGTTCAGCCTTGGCATGGTGCCCATGGCTGGTATGCAGCCACGCGCCGGCGCGCCTTTGGCTCAGCGCCTGGGGGAGGTGGTCTATCGCTATGGGGAGCATTTTTACAACTTTCAGGGGCTCAAGCGATTCAAGGACAAGTTTGATCCGTGCTGGGAGCCGCGCTACATGGCGGTACCGGCAGGGCTTGACCCGTTGGTGGCGCTCAAGGACACCGCAGCGCTGATTGCAGGCGGCTATACCGGACTGGTGAGGCGTTGA
- a CDS encoding virulence factor family protein — translation MAKKGNIRVWRRGAAGMLVLIALGGLYWWWQGPPATGVTTTQVAAGETLTTAHPGGRPVAHIVIAATPDQHFDDSALLALSEQTGAELVQFLLEDGDDCDTQQARLMQARKSLDAPVDMVVGLNQGGALAWRWLAGQDSDQAHALSAGFSVTTSDCRTPLPTNGHHGQWDIVWNNDPDDATGRFVRKVDGLEVHTTIGDYGADSTALAAQRLTTLLKGSGSALPTIALQGQGDHIHSKTVTLYYSGDGGWRDLDQVSGEYMAAHGYPVVGVDTLKAFWQHRSPEQSAADLGALMATYRQKWGAQHFVLAGYSFGADILPALYNRLSDSDQQSVSAMILLAFARTADFEIAVSGWLGQSKGETQTGPEVARVPADKLICLYGSEEAPDSGCLQPEMRGTRIQLPGGHHFDQNYAHLAQIMMAQIDQRTAAR, via the coding sequence ATGGCAAAAAAGGGCAACATCAGGGTGTGGCGCCGCGGCGCCGCAGGCATGCTGGTGCTCATCGCACTGGGTGGACTCTACTGGTGGTGGCAGGGACCGCCGGCAACGGGCGTGACCACCACGCAGGTCGCCGCCGGTGAAACGCTGACAACGGCCCATCCGGGCGGTCGTCCTGTGGCCCATATCGTGATCGCGGCCACTCCGGATCAGCACTTTGATGACAGTGCCTTGCTGGCGCTTTCCGAACAGACCGGTGCCGAGCTGGTACAGTTTCTGCTGGAAGACGGCGATGACTGCGACACACAGCAGGCGCGTCTGATGCAGGCACGCAAATCGCTGGATGCTCCGGTTGATATGGTGGTGGGGCTGAACCAGGGTGGGGCACTGGCGTGGCGCTGGCTGGCCGGTCAGGACAGCGATCAGGCCCACGCCCTGTCCGCCGGCTTCAGTGTGACAACCTCCGACTGTCGCACGCCGTTGCCCACCAATGGCCACCATGGACAGTGGGACATTGTCTGGAACAATGATCCTGATGATGCGACCGGACGATTTGTGCGCAAGGTGGATGGCCTTGAAGTGCATACCACCATTGGTGATTACGGCGCTGACAGTACTGCGCTGGCGGCGCAGCGATTAACGACGCTGCTCAAGGGCAGCGGTAGCGCGCTGCCCACCATAGCGCTGCAGGGGCAGGGGGATCACATACATTCGAAGACGGTCACCCTTTATTACTCGGGAGACGGTGGTTGGCGTGATCTTGATCAGGTCTCGGGTGAGTACATGGCGGCACATGGCTATCCGGTCGTGGGCGTCGATACGCTCAAGGCCTTCTGGCAGCATCGAAGCCCCGAGCAGAGCGCGGCGGATCTGGGTGCGCTGATGGCAACCTATCGCCAGAAGTGGGGGGCGCAACACTTCGTGCTGGCAGGCTATTCCTTTGGCGCTGACATCCTTCCGGCGCTCTATAACCGACTCTCTGACAGTGATCAGCAGTCCGTATCGGCGATGATACTGCTGGCCTTTGCAAGAACGGCCGATTTCGAGATTGCCGTGAGCGGATGGCTGGGACAGAGCAAGGGCGAAACGCAGACCGGCCCTGAAGTGGCACGCGTACCCGCTGACAAGCTGATATGTCTTTATGGTAGCGAGGAGGCCCCTGACAGTGGCTGCCTGCAGCCGGAGATGAGAGGCACCAGAATCCAGCTGCCGGGAGGGCATCATTTTGATCAGAATTATGCGCATCTGGCGCAGATCATGATGGCCCAGATCGATCAGCGGACAGCAGCGCGGTGA
- a CDS encoding GNAT family N-acetyltransferase, with amino-acid sequence MFFHSINKTLSLSLLHPHMAPELFRLVDDNRAYLSQWLGWVVHTTSPADSAGFIRQSLHDHAEGRRLICGIHDHQQGRARLVGTVSFNEIMPATGRASLGYWLGARWQGRGLMTQACQAMVQLAFEHYDLQKVQISAATGNTRSRAICERLGARLEGVVTRAESVNGVVHDHAVYGLARDNHP; translated from the coding sequence ATGTTTTTTCATTCGATCAACAAGACGCTTTCCCTTTCGCTGCTTCATCCTCATATGGCGCCTGAACTCTTCCGGCTGGTGGATGACAACCGGGCTTATCTGAGTCAGTGGCTGGGCTGGGTAGTCCATACGACGTCACCGGCCGACAGTGCCGGGTTTATTCGTCAATCGCTGCACGATCACGCCGAAGGCCGGCGTCTGATCTGCGGAATTCACGACCATCAGCAGGGGCGAGCACGGCTGGTGGGCACGGTAAGTTTCAACGAGATCATGCCGGCGACCGGTCGAGCCAGTCTGGGATACTGGCTGGGCGCCCGCTGGCAGGGGCGCGGGTTGATGACGCAGGCCTGTCAGGCCATGGTGCAGTTGGCATTCGAGCATTATGACCTGCAAAAGGTGCAGATCTCGGCGGCGACCGGCAACACTCGAAGCCGGGCGATCTGCGAGCGTCTGGGGGCACGGCTCGAGGGTGTGGTGACGCGCGCCGAAAGTGTCAATGGCGTGGTTCATGACCATGCGGTCTACGGCCTGGCTCGGGATAATCACCCCTGA
- a CDS encoding DUF3817 domain-containing protein: protein MNTPELIHIRMKRLRLVSILEGTTLLLLLVVAVPLKHVAGLPLAVSIMGPIHGVAFLLYLSVVFRVVSMGGWSGLDIARMILAAFIPFGAFINAPFMRRKETELVGMINDQSMAHSDS, encoded by the coding sequence TTGAACACACCCGAGCTGATCCATATCCGAATGAAACGCCTGAGACTGGTGTCGATTCTGGAGGGGACGACCCTTTTGCTGCTATTGGTGGTGGCCGTGCCGCTCAAGCATGTGGCTGGTCTCCCGCTGGCGGTCTCCATCATGGGGCCGATCCATGGAGTGGCCTTTTTGCTCTACCTGTCAGTTGTCTTTCGAGTGGTTTCCATGGGGGGCTGGAGCGGTCTGGATATCGCCCGCATGATCCTTGCCGCCTTCATTCCTTTTGGCGCCTTCATCAATGCGCCCTTTATGCGCCGCAAGGAAACCGAGCTGGTCGGCATGATCAATGACCAGTCGATGGCTCATTCGGATTCGTGA
- a CDS encoding AraC family transcriptional regulator: protein MPDALHDTLHAPATDALQQRMCKLMTPLIDRDGYIPTRMEGVRLMAFHGSHPRTPLVYEPGLFIVAQGEKTGYLGERTIHYGAGHYLVQAMPLPFECETRATPQAPMLGVSVSIDMIMLGELSQVVPRATNTTSPPRPMAAVSLTDAMSRGVVHLLECLHDEVMCRALGRQRIREVLFEALRGPQGESLRQLLQQHTHYGRIGLALETLHQDYAQPLSVETLAEKVNMSPSAFHHHFKRFTHLSPLQYQKRIRLLRARAMIAARTHNVSSAASAVGYQSASQFSREYKRYFGRQPVGDQRLESHESE from the coding sequence ATGCCCGATGCCTTGCACGATACGTTACATGCGCCTGCAACCGATGCCCTTCAACAGCGCATGTGCAAGCTGATGACGCCCCTGATTGATCGGGATGGCTATATTCCGACGCGTATGGAAGGCGTGAGGCTCATGGCCTTTCATGGCAGCCATCCGCGTACGCCGCTGGTCTACGAGCCGGGGCTTTTCATTGTCGCTCAGGGAGAAAAGACCGGGTATCTGGGAGAGCGCACGATTCACTATGGCGCCGGCCACTATCTGGTCCAGGCCATGCCGTTGCCCTTTGAGTGTGAAACCCGGGCCACGCCGCAGGCGCCCATGCTGGGCGTATCCGTCAGCATCGACATGATCATGCTGGGGGAGCTGAGCCAGGTCGTCCCCAGGGCGACAAATACCACGTCGCCGCCCAGACCCATGGCAGCCGTGAGCCTGACCGACGCCATGAGTCGGGGCGTGGTGCATCTGCTGGAATGCCTGCATGATGAGGTCATGTGCCGCGCACTGGGGCGACAGCGTATTCGCGAGGTGCTGTTTGAAGCTCTCAGAGGCCCGCAGGGAGAGTCATTGCGTCAGCTTTTACAGCAACATACCCATTATGGACGCATCGGTCTGGCGCTCGAGACCCTCCATCAGGATTACGCGCAGCCACTGTCCGTCGAGACACTGGCCGAAAAGGTCAACATGAGCCCCTCGGCCTTTCATCATCACTTCAAGCGATTCACGCATCTCTCCCCACTGCAATATCAAAAGCGCATTCGGCTTCTAAGGGCACGCGCCATGATTGCCGCCAGAACCCACAACGTCAGCAGTGCCGCCAGCGCCGTGGGTTATCAGAGTGCGTCGCAGTTCAGCCGGGAATACAAGCGCTACTTCGGCCGTCAGCCGGTAGGCGATCAGCGCCTCGAGTCTCACGAATCCGAATGA
- a CDS encoding NAD(P)-dependent alcohol dehydrogenase, which translates to MSTPAKGYAAHSAETPLALWNFERRTPRADDVSIEILYCGVCHSDLHFARDDWGMAAYPVVPGHEIVGRVTAVGHDVTTFKTGDIVGVGCMVDSCRQCNSCNSGLEQYCAEGFTMTYGSPDRHDNTLTQGGYSDSVVVSERFVVGMPDGLDLKSAAPILCAGITTYSPLKHYGVKPGDKVGVIGMGGLGHMGVKLASAMGAEVTLFTRSESKVAEAKKQGADHVVVSTDEAQMTAVTETFDFMLDTVPVQHDINPYLNALKPDGTHILVGLLEPLDPAVSGANLVFRRRVLAGSLIGGMPETQEVLEFCAEHGITCDVEMINIDQINEAWDRMQKGDVRYRFVIDMASLKDSSAA; encoded by the coding sequence ATGTCGACACCCGCCAAAGGCTACGCTGCCCATAGTGCTGAAACCCCGCTTGCACTCTGGAACTTTGAGCGCCGCACGCCGCGCGCCGATGATGTTTCCATCGAGATTCTCTATTGCGGTGTCTGCCACAGCGACCTTCACTTTGCTCGTGATGACTGGGGCATGGCGGCTTATCCGGTCGTTCCGGGTCATGAAATCGTGGGGCGTGTGACCGCGGTTGGTCATGACGTCACGACCTTCAAGACAGGTGACATTGTGGGCGTTGGCTGCATGGTGGATTCCTGCCGCCAGTGCAACTCCTGCAACAGCGGCCTTGAGCAGTACTGCGCCGAAGGGTTCACCATGACCTACGGCAGTCCCGACCGCCACGACAACACCCTGACTCAGGGCGGCTACTCCGACTCCGTCGTGGTCAGCGAGCGGTTCGTGGTAGGCATGCCGGATGGGCTTGATCTCAAATCCGCCGCGCCGATCCTGTGCGCCGGGATCACCACCTATTCACCGCTCAAGCATTACGGCGTCAAGCCGGGTGACAAGGTCGGAGTGATCGGTATGGGGGGTCTGGGCCATATGGGCGTCAAACTGGCCAGCGCCATGGGCGCCGAGGTCACACTCTTTACTCGCTCCGAATCCAAGGTGGCCGAGGCGAAAAAGCAGGGCGCTGATCATGTGGTGGTTTCTACCGATGAAGCGCAGATGACGGCCGTGACCGAAACCTTTGATTTCATGCTCGACACCGTTCCGGTACAGCACGATATCAACCCGTATCTCAATGCGCTCAAGCCGGACGGCACCCATATTCTGGTGGGTCTGCTCGAGCCGCTCGACCCGGCCGTCAGCGGTGCCAATCTGGTCTTTCGTCGCCGCGTACTGGCCGGCTCGCTCATCGGTGGCATGCCTGAAACCCAGGAAGTGCTGGAATTCTGTGCCGAGCACGGGATCACCTGCGATGTCGAAATGATCAACATCGATCAGATCAATGAAGCCTGGGATCGCATGCAAAAGGGCGATGTGCGCTATCGTTTCGTGATCGACATGGCTTCTCTGAAGGACAGCAGCGCGGCCTGA
- the tadA gene encoding tRNA adenosine(34) deaminase TadA — protein MRSDEFYMYRALDQAHLAMAAGEVPVGAVVVSAEGEIVGEGFNAPVEQHDPTAHAEVQALRDAGRRTGNYRLTGCTLYVSVEPCMMCAGAIIHARIARVVYGVPEPRTGMAQSKANLFAQPWHNHEVEVVSGVLVAPARRLLKSFFASRRSS, from the coding sequence ATGCGCAGCGACGAGTTCTATATGTACCGGGCGCTGGATCAGGCGCACCTTGCCATGGCAGCAGGAGAAGTACCGGTCGGTGCCGTCGTGGTCAGCGCTGAAGGCGAGATCGTTGGCGAGGGGTTCAATGCACCGGTCGAGCAGCATGACCCCACGGCGCACGCTGAAGTGCAGGCCCTGCGCGATGCCGGCAGGCGTACCGGCAATTACCGGCTGACCGGCTGTACCCTGTATGTCAGCGTGGAGCCCTGCATGATGTGTGCCGGAGCCATCATTCATGCGCGGATCGCGCGGGTTGTCTACGGCGTGCCGGAGCCCAGAACCGGCATGGCGCAGTCAAAAGCCAATCTTTTTGCCCAGCCCTGGCATAACCATGAAGTGGAGGTCGTTTCGGGTGTGCTGGTGGCCCCGGCCCGGCGTCTGTTGAAGAGTTTCTTTGCCAGTCGTCGATCTTCCTGA
- a CDS encoding sensor domain-containing diguanylate cyclase — protein MKAFIARHGDLLLTLLALPCVAAGWWLTPPVEHLLLGLVGMVTLSRLAMNVTRRWRPNRLRPFAIMITAITTLPLMALMASFLLPDSVMNYAQWSLFFDHWPEQAPFYSIRPSILMTVALILLVVLPLFSSRPGEVGPIALAMATMLTAMHLIEQHGFISLHEISLSTPTLLAIVLLLAAEFVTQWPGRRLATVGIALAASMTILLILLVLWHYHNSQNIRDVNQVARTRVDTLSERLGQEISVSDQAMQRFAISWDTAGSPPSSRAWTHRARHLVEHFDYMQTIAYIDQQGPRIRHAYPLQTNQPLLGHHVLSSDDDMALSAALLGDASATGMVNLTNGGRGVIFYQPIHDLDTAAIRGAAGFVIDPARLFATIDDASDSHNFRIRVMQNGTTLYSSNTREALSMLEHCNILRLGQSNFTICAEASYARLFDERSKLPAIVLITGLLFTWMIYLLVYFHHRLRQRHNGVKDANYRLRGEVEKRIALQQEVEWLAQHDELTRVPNRRYFSQWVEKLDVSRTRTIIVIDIDHFKKINDLLGHPTGDRYLQRVAHCLQDIVTCHGGLLARFGGEEFIACLPDLSPERAAEVGEQLRRGVEALNLTRHDGHTIVTISIGLITTRRASDTLPDLIQSADQALYRAKLGGRNRIEMAGILDTST, from the coding sequence ATGAAAGCCTTTATCGCCCGCCACGGTGACCTGCTGTTGACCCTGCTTGCCCTGCCCTGTGTTGCGGCAGGGTGGTGGCTGACGCCGCCTGTGGAGCACCTGTTGCTGGGACTGGTGGGCATGGTCACCCTCTCAAGGCTTGCGATGAATGTGACCCGCCGGTGGCGACCCAATCGTCTCAGGCCTTTCGCGATCATGATCACGGCTATCACCACGCTGCCGCTGATGGCGCTGATGGCCTCATTCCTGCTGCCGGACAGCGTCATGAATTATGCCCAATGGTCACTGTTTTTTGATCACTGGCCTGAACAGGCGCCCTTTTATTCGATCCGCCCATCCATTCTCATGACGGTCGCGCTGATACTTTTAGTAGTTCTGCCACTGTTTTCATCACGTCCGGGAGAGGTCGGCCCCATCGCTCTTGCCATGGCTACCATGTTGACGGCGATGCATCTCATTGAGCAGCACGGGTTCATCTCGCTGCATGAGATCTCATTATCAACCCCTACCCTGCTGGCCATTGTTCTTTTGCTGGCAGCTGAATTCGTGACTCAGTGGCCAGGGCGGCGTCTGGCCACCGTTGGCATTGCACTGGCCGCCTCCATGACGATTTTACTGATACTGCTGGTGCTCTGGCACTATCACAACAGTCAGAACATTCGCGATGTCAATCAGGTCGCTCGCACACGCGTCGACACACTCAGCGAGCGACTGGGTCAGGAAATCAGCGTCAGCGACCAGGCCATGCAGCGCTTTGCCATCAGCTGGGACACGGCAGGAAGCCCGCCCTCCAGTCGAGCATGGACCCATCGAGCCCGACACCTTGTTGAACATTTCGACTATATGCAGACCATCGCCTATATCGACCAGCAGGGACCTCGCATTAGACACGCCTATCCGCTGCAGACCAACCAGCCCCTGCTCGGCCATCACGTGCTTTCCAGTGACGATGACATGGCCCTGTCCGCTGCCCTGCTGGGAGATGCCAGTGCCACCGGCATGGTCAATCTGACCAATGGCGGGCGCGGCGTGATCTTCTATCAGCCCATTCATGACCTTGATACAGCGGCCATCCGCGGCGCCGCCGGCTTCGTGATTGATCCGGCTCGCCTGTTTGCAACGATCGATGATGCCAGTGACAGCCACAACTTTCGCATCCGGGTCATGCAAAACGGCACGACCCTTTACAGCTCCAATACTCGCGAAGCACTGAGTATGCTCGAGCACTGCAATATCCTTCGGCTGGGCCAGAGCAATTTCACGATCTGCGCCGAGGCAAGCTATGCCAGACTCTTTGATGAACGCTCGAAACTACCGGCCATCGTATTGATCACCGGGCTGCTCTTTACCTGGATGATTTATCTGCTGGTGTACTTTCATCATCGACTGCGTCAGCGCCACAACGGGGTCAAGGATGCCAACTATCGCCTGAGAGGCGAGGTAGAAAAACGCATTGCCCTGCAGCAGGAAGTGGAATGGCTGGCACAGCACGATGAACTGACAAGGGTGCCCAATCGGCGCTATTTCAGTCAGTGGGTTGAAAAACTCGATGTCAGCCGGACCCGAACAATCATCGTGATCGATATCGACCATTTCAAGAAGATCAACGATCTTCTGGGTCACCCGACCGGGGATCGTTATCTGCAGCGCGTCGCCCATTGCCTGCAGGACATCGTCACTTGTCATGGCGGACTGCTGGCCCGCTTTGGCGGAGAGGAATTCATTGCCTGTCTTCCCGATCTTTCGCCCGAAAGGGCCGCCGAGGTAGGCGAGCAGCTTCGCCGAGGCGTCGAGGCGCTGAATCTGACACGACACGATGGTCATACCATTGTGACCATCAGCATCGGGCTGATTACGACGCGTCGCGCCAGCGATACCCTGCCGGATCTGATTCAGTCCGCCGATCAGGCGCTTTATCGGGCCAAGCTTGGAGGGCGCAACCGCATCGAAATGGCAGGCATTCTGGATACAAGTACCTGA
- the mltF gene encoding membrane-bound lytic murein transglycosylase MltF: MNRHFLRTTRQIAGLVVALSLLLTPARAISTWSDALMPMFDTTTLSDIKRRDFLEIATRNTPATFHEGRQGPTGFEFELFRRFADDLGVSLAVEDDQHISDVLNNVSTGRTDIGAAGLVLDPQREDVIYSQPIMSMQPMVAYRRGMRAPKTIEDLDGLDIGTVAGAGTSRVLHELQKTHPSLTWRESPDLETTDLLAMVESGKLDAAVVYAHEFKLSRLFFPNVARAQPIGEPVSLAWAFPARTDPSLVERANAFIDRMRRSGDLEDLTQKYFGHDDYLEYVGARRFISQARSNLDQWLPDFKRAAIENGFDWKLLAAVGYQESHWQPGAVSPTGVKGLMMLTRATANHMDVDNREDPQQSIDGGARYLRYLHDRIPDKVAEPDRTWMTLAAYNLGLGHLYDARRLARLQGHDPDQWDSIKEMLPLLQESSWYSRVEHGFARGNVAALYVRNIKRYEEILNWVERSQHQFSSLDRATVSNTPTAVFETIPPVP, encoded by the coding sequence ATGAACAGGCATTTTTTGCGCACAACCCGACAGATTGCAGGGCTTGTAGTGGCGCTATCGCTGCTGCTCACGCCTGCCCGCGCGATCTCGACGTGGTCTGACGCGCTGATGCCGATGTTCGACACCACCACGCTCTCTGACATCAAGCGCCGCGACTTCCTCGAAATTGCCACGCGCAATACGCCGGCCACCTTTCATGAAGGCCGTCAGGGGCCGACCGGCTTCGAGTTCGAGCTCTTTCGCCGTTTTGCCGATGACCTGGGCGTCAGTCTGGCCGTGGAAGATGATCAACATATCAGCGACGTGCTGAACAACGTGTCCACCGGACGCACCGACATCGGTGCCGCCGGCCTGGTACTCGATCCACAGCGGGAAGATGTCATCTATTCACAGCCCATCATGTCCATGCAGCCCATGGTGGCCTACCGGCGCGGCATGCGGGCACCAAAAACGATCGAGGATCTGGATGGGCTGGATATCGGGACGGTGGCGGGCGCCGGCACCAGCCGGGTATTGCATGAACTGCAAAAGACGCACCCGTCACTGACCTGGCGGGAAAGTCCTGATCTGGAAACCACGGATCTTCTGGCTATGGTAGAAAGTGGCAAGCTGGATGCGGCCGTCGTCTATGCTCACGAGTTCAAACTGAGCCGATTATTCTTTCCGAACGTGGCCAGAGCCCAGCCCATTGGCGAACCGGTCTCTCTGGCCTGGGCCTTTCCTGCCAGAACCGACCCTTCACTGGTAGAGCGCGCCAATGCCTTCATTGATCGCATGCGACGCAGCGGTGATCTTGAGGATCTGACACAAAAGTATTTTGGCCATGACGACTATCTTGAATATGTCGGCGCACGACGCTTTATCTCCCAGGCCCGATCGAACCTGGATCAATGGCTGCCCGATTTCAAACGGGCAGCCATCGAGAACGGCTTTGACTGGAAACTGCTTGCCGCCGTGGGCTATCAGGAATCGCACTGGCAGCCGGGCGCGGTGTCTCCGACCGGCGTCAAGGGGCTGATGATGCTGACGCGTGCCACGGCCAATCACATGGACGTTGACAACCGCGAAGACCCACAGCAAAGCATTGACGGTGGTGCGCGCTATCTACGCTATTTGCATGATCGAATTCCCGACAAGGTCGCCGAGCCGGACAGGACATGGATGACGCTGGCCGCCTATAATCTTGGGCTTGGTCATCTGTATGATGCACGTCGACTGGCACGTCTTCAGGGCCATGACCCTGACCAGTGGGATTCCATCAAAGAAATGCTGCCACTTCTGCAGGAAAGCAGCTGGTACAGCCGCGTGGAACATGGCTTTGCACGTGGTAACGTGGCGGCGCTTTATGTGCGCAACATCAAACGCTACGAAGAAATCCTGAACTGGGTAGAACGCAGCCAGCATCAGTTTTCATCACTTGATCGTGCCACCGTCAGCAATACGCCCACAGCCGTCTTTGAGACCATACCGCCTGTTCCATGA